A region from the Pelodiscus sinensis isolate JC-2024 chromosome 11, ASM4963464v1, whole genome shotgun sequence genome encodes:
- the LOC142830975 gene encoding uncharacterized protein LOC142830975 isoform X1: MSLQEDPVQREIHQDWANREYIEVITSSIKKIADFLNSFGDEGRNADLAADAGGEPTRRRPGCCAAADCRDLISYFLPLAGLWLVSAPVALPWARGSRATPERVDNMPTSTLNAVILARVVHQLTPQPLNLSLIPRYACRTPPALCNCSVSLATGLFPGRKPLLELTG; this comes from the exons ATGTCGCTGCAGGAGGACCCGGTGCAGCGCGAGATCCACCAGGACTGGGCCAACCGCGAGTACATCGAGGTGATCACCAGCTCCATCAAGAAGATCGCGGACTTCCTCAACTCCTTCG GTGACGAAGGGCGAAACGCTGACCTAGCTGCAGACGCCGGTGGGGAGCCGACCCGGAGAAGACCGGGCTGCTGCGCCGCAGCCGACTGCCGGGATCTGATTTCTTACTTTCTGCCATTGGCGGGACTTTGGCTTGTTTCTGCCCCGGTAGCCCTGCCTTGGGCGCGTGGCTCCAGGGCGACTCCAGAGAGAGTTGATAACATGCCAACGAGCACGTTGAATGCAGTAATTTTAGCCAGAGTCGTGCACCAGTTAACTCCTCAGCCCCTTAACCTCTCTCTCATTCCCCGCTATGCATGTAGAACTCCTCCTGCACTTTGTAACTGCAGCGTCTCGCTGGCCACAGGTCTCTTTCCGGGAAGAAAACCTCTCTTGGAGCTGACCGGCTGA
- the LOC142830975 gene encoding putative protein BRICK1 isoform X2, with protein MSLQEDPVQREIHQDWANREYIEVITSSIKKIADFLNSFDMSCRSRLATLNEKLTALERRIEYIEARVTKGETLT; from the exons ATGTCGCTGCAGGAGGACCCGGTGCAGCGCGAGATCCACCAGGACTGGGCCAACCGCGAGTACATCGAGGTGATCACCAGCTCCATCAAGAAGATCGCGGACTTCCTCAACTCCTTCG ACATGTCCTGCCGCTCCCGCCTCGCCACCCTCAACGAGAAGCTGACGGCGCTGGAGCGACGCATCGAGTACATCGAGGCCCGG GTGACGAAGGGCGAAACGCTGACCTAG